In Massilistercora timonensis, the following are encoded in one genomic region:
- a CDS encoding stage III sporulation protein AE, giving the protein MLLALLVAFLCRGASARAMEPEELEEEQLEQYDYDEIDEALEELFPEERLDFGETLGEVLSGDVAVSAGLLNRLVYDQFFYALGSCRENLGHILLIAVIAAVFSNFSGVFQSRQISEISFYLLYLLLVALCLNSFQAVLDWVGEGVEALTTFMGAFCPVYFLAVAVAKGSVTAVAFYNLVLFLIYLAQMVIAGFLLPVIHIYFIVQVLNFLSREDYLSKLAGVLHMGVSWALKTVLACVVGLNVIQGLISPAVDSVKRSALTRGVEAIPGVGDAIGGVTEVALGTAVLVKNGIGVTGAVICVALCMVPLVQIGCIALLYKLAAALIQPVSDQRVAGCIESVGDGCRLLMRVVFTTGLLFLLTIVVAAALTSL; this is encoded by the coding sequence TTGCTTCTTGCGCTTCTTGTGGCCTTTTTGTGCCGGGGGGCGTCCGCCCGGGCCATGGAGCCGGAGGAACTGGAAGAGGAGCAGCTGGAACAATATGATTATGACGAGATCGACGAGGCTTTGGAGGAATTGTTCCCGGAGGAGCGGCTGGATTTCGGGGAGACGCTTGGGGAGGTGCTGTCGGGGGACGTGGCTGTCTCTGCCGGCCTTCTCAACCGGCTGGTGTATGACCAGTTTTTTTACGCCCTGGGAAGCTGCCGGGAGAATCTGGGACACATTCTTCTGATCGCTGTCATTGCCGCTGTATTTTCCAACTTCTCCGGAGTGTTCCAGAGCCGGCAGATCTCGGAGATCAGCTTCTATCTCCTTTACCTTCTTCTGGTCGCTTTATGCCTCAATTCCTTTCAGGCGGTGTTGGACTGGGTGGGAGAAGGAGTGGAAGCCCTGACTACATTTATGGGGGCCTTCTGTCCGGTTTATTTCCTGGCGGTGGCAGTGGCCAAGGGAAGTGTGACGGCGGTGGCTTTCTACAACCTGGTGCTTTTCCTGATCTACCTGGCGCAGATGGTGATCGCAGGATTCCTGCTGCCGGTGATCCACATCTACTTCATCGTCCAGGTGCTGAACTTCCTCTCCCGGGAGGATTATTTAAGCAAGCTGGCAGGGGTCCTGCACATGGGAGTGTCCTGGGCCTTGAAGACGGTGCTGGCCTGTGTGGTGGGGCTCAACGTGATCCAGGGTCTGATAAGCCCGGCGGTGGACTCGGTAAAACGAAGCGCCCTGACCCGCGGGGTGGAAGCAATCCCGGGGGTGGGGGACGCCATCGGCGGAGTCACGGAGGTGGCCCTTGGGACAGCGGTGCTGGTGAAAAACGGCATCGGGGTGACCGGGGCGGTGATCTGTGTGGCTCTCTGCATGGTACCCCTTGTCCAGATCGGCTGTATCGCCCTTCTCTATAAACTGGCGGCGGCCCTGATCCAGCCGGTGTCAGACCAGCGGGTGGCAGGGTGCATCGAGAGTGTGGGCGACGGGTGCCGGCTTTTGATGCGAGTGGTGTTCACCACCGGGCTTTTGTTCCTTCTGACCATCGTGGTGGCGGCAGCCCTGACCAGTCTGTGA
- a CDS encoding SpoIIIAC/SpoIIIAD family protein, producing the protein MSIIQAGILGVAGVLLAVQFKGGKAEYGIYISVALSILIFLGILGQLQVITEAIARIGGYIRLDGAYMGTLIKMLGVTYIAEFSSGICRDAGYQTIAQQIEIFGKLTILVLSLPVLLALLEAIGEFLS; encoded by the coding sequence ATGAGTATCATACAGGCAGGGATCCTTGGCGTGGCCGGTGTTCTCCTGGCTGTTCAGTTCAAGGGAGGGAAAGCAGAATACGGGATCTACATCAGTGTGGCCTTAAGTATTCTGATCTTCCTGGGGATCCTGGGACAGCTTCAGGTGATCACAGAAGCAATCGCAAGGATCGGCGGATATATCCGTCTGGACGGGGCCTATATGGGGACGCTGATCAAGATGCTGGGGGTCACCTATATCGCGGAGTTTTCTTCCGGGATCTGCAGGGATGCCGGATATCAGACCATTGCCCAGCAGATCGAGATCTTCGGGAAGCTTACGATCCTGGTCTTAAGTCTGCCGGTGCTTCTGGCCCTGCTGGAGGCCATCGGGGAGTTTCTGTCATGA
- the spoIIIAC gene encoding stage III sporulation protein AC encodes MSVNLIFKIAAVGILVSVLSQVLKHSGREEQAFLTSLAGLLLVLFWIVPYIYDLFQAIQSLFSL; translated from the coding sequence ATGAGTGTAAACCTGATATTTAAGATCGCGGCGGTGGGGATCCTGGTCTCTGTACTGAGCCAGGTGCTCAAACACAGCGGCCGGGAGGAGCAGGCATTTCTGACAAGCCTTGCCGGGCTTTTACTGGTGTTGTTCTGGATCGTTCCCTATATCTATGACTTGTTCCAGGCGATCCAGAGCCTGTTTTCCCTGTAG
- a CDS encoding stage III sporulation protein AB, whose amino-acid sequence MIRLAGAALVVGAAALMGEVKAGEVREQYTRLLGLQRVICSLQGEMGYARSHLGEIFARIGAQEEEPYRSWLLELSRELERRKGGSFHRIWEESIKRHLKDIRLPTRELDRLKSLGLELGSADLKLQLRTMELYLEQLAKTLEETREEMRTRVRLCRCLGVMGGIFVAVLLL is encoded by the coding sequence GTGATCCGGCTTGCCGGGGCGGCGCTGGTAGTAGGGGCGGCGGCGCTGATGGGGGAGGTGAAGGCAGGAGAGGTCCGGGAACAATATACCCGGCTGCTGGGCCTGCAGCGGGTGATCTGTTCCCTTCAGGGGGAGATGGGTTATGCCAGGTCCCATCTGGGAGAGATCTTCGCCCGGATCGGTGCGCAGGAGGAAGAGCCTTACAGAAGCTGGCTCCTGGAACTGAGCCGGGAACTGGAACGGCGAAAAGGCGGGAGTTTCCACAGGATCTGGGAGGAAAGCATTAAGAGACATCTTAAAGACATCCGTCTTCCGACAAGAGAGCTGGACCGGCTGAAAAGCCTGGGCCTGGAGCTTGGAAGCGCAGATCTGAAACTGCAGCTTCGCACCATGGAGCTCTATCTGGAGCAGCTGGCCAAAACCCTGGAGGAAACGAGAGAAGAGATGAGGACCAGGGTAAGGCTGTGCCGGTGCCTTGGCGTGATGGGCGGGATATTTGTGGCAGTCCTGCTGTTGTAA
- the spoIIIAA gene encoding stage III sporulation protein AA, which produces MKEKQILNVLPGTVRRQVESEELRYDLLQEIRLRVGQPLILIYRGEERILGQKRGRPYQVTREDIREMLEYVSNYSLYAYEEEMRQGFITIEGGHRIGMAGQAIMEEGKVKNLRYISSVNVRLSHEVLGCADPVFPHITANKRLFHTLIVSPPRCGKTTLLRDIVRQVSGGNQYVRGMSVGVVDERSEIGGCYQGVAQNHLGMRTDILDACPKAEGMLMLIRSMGPQVIAVDEIGTGEDVHAIEYAMHCGCKMLVTVHGESMEELKKKPLFGEMIAKKRFERYIVLGRKTRVGEVKGVYDARGTLLYAEGSLP; this is translated from the coding sequence ATGAAGGAGAAGCAGATCTTAAATGTCCTGCCGGGGACGGTCCGGCGCCAGGTGGAAAGCGAGGAACTTCGTTATGATCTTCTCCAGGAGATCCGCCTGAGAGTAGGACAGCCGCTGATCCTGATCTACCGGGGAGAAGAGAGGATCCTGGGACAGAAGCGGGGCAGGCCCTATCAGGTAACCCGGGAGGATATCCGGGAAATGCTGGAGTATGTGAGCAATTATTCCCTGTATGCATACGAAGAAGAGATGCGGCAGGGATTTATTACCATTGAAGGAGGGCACAGGATCGGAATGGCAGGACAGGCAATCATGGAAGAAGGAAAAGTGAAGAATCTGAGGTACATTTCCTCTGTCAACGTTCGTCTGTCCCATGAAGTGCTGGGGTGCGCGGATCCGGTCTTTCCCCATATCACGGCGAATAAGCGGCTTTTCCACACATTGATCGTGTCTCCGCCCCGCTGCGGCAAGACCACCCTTCTAAGAGATATTGTGCGGCAGGTCTCCGGGGGCAATCAATATGTCAGAGGCATGTCGGTGGGGGTGGTGGACGAACGCTCTGAGATCGGCGGCTGCTACCAGGGAGTGGCTCAGAATCATCTGGGGATGCGCACCGATATCCTGGACGCCTGCCCGAAAGCGGAGGGAATGCTGATGCTGATCCGTTCCATGGGCCCCCAGGTGATCGCTGTGGACGAGATTGGCACGGGGGAAGATGTACATGCCATTGAGTATGCCATGCACTGTGGCTGCAAGATGCTGGTGACGGTCCACGGGGAATCCATGGAGGAGTTGAAGAAGAAGCCCCTCTTTGGAGAGATGATCGCGAAGAAGCGGTTTGAGCGGTACATCGTCCTTGGCCGTAAGACGCGGGTGGGGGAGGTGAAGGGGGTCTACGACGCCCGGGGCACCCTTCTCTACGCGGAAGGGAGCCTGCCGTGA
- a CDS encoding metallophosphoesterase, with product MLAVFLAPFYLLFNFYIFRWLIRWMSSCTRHFQKPLLRGVVLFLYAFLALSILLAFLWPARWLYALSNLWFGSCCYILLIVAAADLIRLMLKYLVKVPKEKLSSRKVFVTSGAFCILLILSLSVLGYVNARNIRTTHYEVTVDKSCQDLSSLRIVLAADLHLGYNMGNDQMKRMVEKINAADPDLVVIAGDFFDNDFDAVEDPDTISATLRQIRSRYGTYACYGNHDIQEKILAGFTFPSDEKKESDPRMDAFLADSNIQLMQDETLLIDNAFYLIGRADRERPGRGIQKRMTPQQLTEGLDQTKPILVLDHEPDELSELAAAGADLDLSGHTHDGQLFPANLIVSMVWENSCGYLEKDGMHSIVTSGVGVFGPNMRVGTKSEICVIDCHFQ from the coding sequence ATGCTGGCTGTTTTTCTGGCGCCCTTTTACCTGTTATTTAATTTCTATATCTTCCGCTGGCTGATCCGGTGGATGTCTTCCTGTACCCGGCATTTTCAGAAACCACTGCTGCGGGGCGTTGTGCTCTTTCTCTATGCCTTCCTGGCCCTGTCCATCCTGCTGGCCTTCCTGTGGCCTGCCCGGTGGCTCTACGCCCTCTCCAACCTGTGGTTCGGAAGCTGCTGTTACATCCTGCTGATCGTCGCGGCGGCGGATCTGATCCGCCTGATGTTAAAATATCTGGTGAAGGTACCAAAGGAGAAACTGTCCTCCCGGAAGGTCTTCGTCACCTCCGGGGCTTTTTGCATTCTCCTGATCCTCTCCCTGTCCGTCCTGGGCTATGTTAACGCCCGCAATATCCGCACTACCCATTATGAGGTGACGGTGGACAAATCCTGTCAGGATCTTTCCTCCCTGCGGATCGTCCTAGCGGCGGACCTGCATCTTGGCTACAACATGGGAAATGACCAGATGAAGCGGATGGTTGAGAAGATCAACGCCGCAGACCCGGATCTGGTGGTGATCGCCGGAGATTTCTTCGACAATGATTTTGACGCGGTAGAGGACCCGGATACCATCTCCGCCACCCTGCGCCAGATCAGGAGCCGGTACGGTACTTACGCCTGCTACGGCAACCACGACATCCAGGAGAAGATCCTGGCCGGCTTCACCTTCCCCTCGGACGAAAAAAAGGAAAGCGACCCGCGGATGGACGCTTTCCTTGCAGATTCCAATATTCAACTTATGCAGGATGAAACCCTGCTGATCGACAACGCCTTCTATCTCATCGGCCGGGCGGACCGGGAACGGCCGGGACGGGGGATCCAGAAGCGCATGACGCCCCAGCAGCTGACAGAAGGCCTGGATCAGACCAAACCCATCCTGGTCCTGGATCACGAACCGGACGAACTTTCCGAACTGGCGGCGGCAGGAGCAGACCTGGATCTCTCCGGCCACACCCACGACGGACAGCTCTTCCCCGCCAACCTGATCGTAAGCATGGTGTGGGAAAACTCCTGCGGTTACCTGGAGAAGGACGGGATGCACAGCATCGTTACCTCCGGTGTGGGAGTATTCGGACCCAACATGCGGGTGGGGACCAAGAGCGAGATCTGCGTCATCGACTGCCACTTTCAATAA
- a CDS encoding polyribonucleotide nucleotidyltransferase, giving the protein MYKKYEMELAGRTLRVDVDRVAKQANGAVLMHYGDTTVLCTATASEKPREGIDFFPLSVEYNERLYSVGKIPGGFNKREGKASENAILTCRVIDRPMRPLFPKDYRNDVTLENLVLSVDQDCSPELTAMLGAAIATTISDIPFDGPISSTQVGLVDGELVFNPTAAQREVSTLALTVASTREKVIMIEAGAQEVPEQQMIDAIFAAHELNQKVIAFIDTIVAECGKPKHEYESCAVPEELFEAIREIVPPAQMEEAVFTDEKQVREENIRQITEKLTEAFAEKEEWLEVLGEAVYQYQKKTVRKMILKDHKRPDGRAIDQIRPLAAEVDLIPRVHGSAMFTRGQTQICTITTLAPLSEAQRLDGLDEAETSKRYMHHYNFPSYSVGETRPSRGPGRREIGHGALAERALLPVLPSESEFPYAIRTVSETFESNGSTSQASVCASSMSLMAAGVPIKTAVAGISTGLVTGDTDDDYLVLTDIQGLEDFFGDMDFKVAGTHEGITAIQMDIKIHGLTRPIIEEAIAAARKARFYILDEVMAKTIAEPRPEVGPYAPKIIQMQIDPQKIGDVVGQRGKTINAIIEQTGVKIDIEDDGSVSICGTEAEAMEEARKLIHIIVTDFEAGQVLEGKVVSIKEFGAFLEFAPGKEGMVHISKLAKERVNHVEDVLTLGDVVKVVCLGKDKMGRFSFSMKDVAK; this is encoded by the coding sequence ATGTACAAGAAGTATGAAATGGAACTGGCCGGCAGAACTCTGCGCGTTGACGTGGACAGAGTGGCAAAACAGGCAAACGGCGCGGTGCTGATGCACTATGGAGATACCACCGTTCTGTGTACAGCCACCGCTTCTGAAAAACCAAGAGAGGGGATCGATTTCTTCCCCTTAAGCGTGGAGTACAACGAGCGTCTGTATTCGGTAGGCAAGATCCCGGGAGGATTCAACAAAAGAGAAGGAAAAGCGTCTGAGAACGCCATCCTGACTTGCCGTGTCATCGACCGTCCTATGCGGCCGCTGTTCCCCAAGGATTACCGCAATGACGTTACCCTGGAGAACCTGGTGCTGTCTGTAGACCAGGACTGCTCTCCGGAGCTTACCGCTATGCTGGGCGCGGCTATCGCTACCACCATCTCTGACATTCCGTTTGACGGCCCCATCTCTTCCACCCAGGTAGGCCTGGTAGACGGAGAACTGGTGTTCAACCCGACGGCGGCCCAAAGAGAGGTATCCACACTTGCGCTGACGGTTGCATCTACCAGGGAGAAGGTGATCATGATCGAGGCGGGCGCACAGGAAGTGCCGGAGCAGCAGATGATCGATGCCATTTTCGCAGCTCATGAGCTGAACCAGAAGGTGATCGCGTTCATCGATACCATCGTGGCAGAGTGCGGCAAGCCCAAACATGAATATGAGAGCTGCGCGGTTCCGGAGGAACTGTTTGAGGCGATCAGGGAGATCGTTCCTCCCGCACAGATGGAGGAAGCGGTATTTACCGATGAGAAGCAGGTAAGAGAAGAGAATATCCGCCAGATCACAGAGAAGCTGACCGAGGCCTTCGCAGAGAAGGAAGAGTGGCTGGAAGTGCTGGGCGAGGCGGTTTACCAGTATCAGAAGAAGACGGTGCGCAAGATGATCCTGAAGGATCACAAGCGTCCGGACGGCAGGGCCATCGATCAGATCCGTCCGCTGGCAGCGGAAGTAGACCTGATCCCCAGAGTTCACGGTTCCGCTATGTTTACCCGTGGACAGACCCAGATCTGCACCATTACTACACTGGCGCCTCTGTCTGAGGCACAGCGGCTGGACGGACTGGATGAGGCTGAGACCTCCAAGCGGTATATGCACCACTACAATTTCCCGTCCTATTCTGTAGGCGAGACCAGACCTTCCAGAGGTCCGGGACGCCGTGAGATCGGACACGGAGCTCTGGCAGAGAGGGCGCTTCTTCCGGTGCTGCCAAGCGAGAGCGAGTTCCCGTATGCGATCCGTACCGTATCAGAGACTTTTGAGTCCAACGGATCCACTTCTCAGGCAAGTGTGTGCGCTTCTTCCATGTCGCTGATGGCCGCGGGCGTGCCCATCAAGACTGCAGTGGCTGGAATCTCCACCGGACTGGTGACCGGAGATACCGACGATGATTATCTGGTGCTGACGGATATCCAGGGACTGGAAGATTTCTTTGGAGATATGGACTTCAAGGTGGCAGGTACTCACGAGGGTATCACCGCCATCCAGATGGATATCAAGATCCACGGACTGACCCGTCCGATCATTGAGGAAGCCATCGCGGCGGCAAGAAAAGCCAGATTCTACATTCTGGATGAAGTGATGGCCAAGACCATCGCCGAGCCGAGACCGGAAGTAGGACCTTACGCGCCGAAGATCATCCAGATGCAGATCGATCCCCAGAAGATCGGTGATGTGGTTGGCCAGAGAGGCAAGACCATCAACGCTATCATCGAGCAGACCGGCGTGAAGATCGACATTGAGGACGACGGCTCTGTATCCATCTGCGGCACAGAGGCAGAGGCCATGGAAGAGGCAAGAAAGCTGATCCATATCATTGTCACTGACTTTGAGGCCGGACAGGTGCTGGAAGGAAAGGTTGTCAGCATCAAAGAGTTTGGCGCCTTCCTGGAGTTTGCTCCGGGCAAGGAGGGAATGGTACACATCTCCAAGCTGGCCAAGGAGAGAGTCAACCATGTGGAAGACGTGCTGACACTGGGAGACGTGGTCAAGGTGGTATGCCTTGGCAAGGACAAGATGGGAAGATTCTCCTTCAGTATGAAAGACGTGGCGAAATAG
- the rpsO gene encoding 30S ribosomal protein S15 produces MITKEMKEKIIAEYGRSEGDTGSPEVQVAILTARINDLTEHFKNNPKDHHSRRGLLKMVGQRRGLLAYLRKIDIERYRSLIERLGLRK; encoded by the coding sequence ATGATCACAAAAGAGATGAAAGAAAAGATCATCGCTGAGTATGGAAGAAGCGAGGGAGACACAGGTTCACCGGAGGTTCAGGTAGCCATCCTGACCGCACGGATCAACGATCTGACCGAGCACTTCAAGAACAATCCGAAGGATCATCACTCCAGAAGAGGACTTCTGAAGATGGTAGGACAGAGAAGAGGCCTTCTTGCATATCTGAGAAAGATCGACATCGAGAGATATCGTTCTCTGATCGAGAGACTTGGACTGAGAAAATAA
- the ribF gene encoding riboflavin biosynthesis protein RibF, whose product MEYLKGLEHYKDTGRSAVTFGKFDGLHLGHQTLTRQVIRFKEEEKLKGVVCAFDMKREDILMTKKERAEHLADTMDYLVECPFSEEFRKMSGEDFIREVICGVFHAKYVVVGTDFHFGYGKAGDADMLKAYEGTYGYKAVVLEKERYQGRVISSSYIKELMAAGKIALADRLLGYPYGVEGVVEHGKQLGRTLGFPTFNVVWPREKIAPPRGVYYSRIWVDGTGYAGITNVGVKPTVTAEGKLLAESFLFDYEGSAYDKEVRIELLDFARPEEKFAGVQEMKAQIDRDIAGGREYFARGEGSAYFL is encoded by the coding sequence ATGGAATACTTAAAAGGACTGGAACATTATAAAGATACCGGCAGATCCGCAGTTACATTCGGCAAATTTGACGGACTTCACCTGGGGCACCAGACGCTGACCCGGCAGGTGATCCGGTTTAAGGAAGAAGAGAAGCTCAAAGGTGTGGTCTGTGCCTTTGACATGAAGCGGGAAGACATCCTTATGACGAAGAAGGAACGGGCAGAACATCTGGCCGACACCATGGACTATCTGGTGGAGTGTCCCTTTTCAGAGGAGTTCCGGAAGATGAGCGGGGAAGACTTTATTCGTGAAGTGATCTGCGGGGTGTTTCACGCAAAGTATGTCGTAGTGGGGACAGACTTTCATTTTGGATATGGCAAGGCTGGAGATGCGGATATGCTGAAAGCCTATGAAGGAACTTACGGCTATAAAGCGGTGGTCCTGGAGAAAGAGCGGTACCAGGGGAGAGTGATCAGCAGTTCTTATATCAAGGAGCTGATGGCCGCAGGGAAGATCGCGCTGGCAGACCGGCTTCTGGGCTATCCCTACGGAGTCGAAGGAGTGGTAGAGCATGGGAAGCAGCTGGGAAGGACTCTGGGATTTCCCACCTTCAACGTAGTCTGGCCACGGGAGAAGATCGCGCCCCCGCGGGGCGTTTACTACAGCCGTATCTGGGTGGATGGAACCGGGTATGCCGGCATCACCAACGTGGGGGTCAAACCCACGGTCACAGCAGAAGGGAAACTGCTGGCGGAGAGCTTCCTCTTTGACTATGAGGGAAGCGCTTACGATAAGGAAGTGCGGATCGAGCTTCTGGACTTCGCCCGTCCGGAAGAGAAATTCGCCGGCGTTCAGGAGATGAAGGCTCAGATCGACCGGGATATCGCCGGCGGCCGGGAATATTTTGCCCGGGGAGAAGGAAGCGCTTATTTTTTGTAA
- the truB gene encoding tRNA pseudouridine(55) synthase TruB codes for MIHGILNIYKEKGYTSHDVVAKLRGITGQRKIGHTGTLDPEAEGVLPVCLGRATKVCDLLTDRDKTYEAVLLFGIRTDTQDVTGTVTDRGEVQGITREMVEQAARKYVGEYDQIPPMYSALKVNGKKLYELAREGKTIERKARRVRIDELEILEEALPRVRLRVRCSKGTYIRTLCDDIGADLGCYGCMEALLRTSVGPFALEEACRLEKVASAVKAGELGKMLCPIDRLFAEYPAVQVKKGWEKLAYNGNGLKRSMTDGDREIKDGACVRLYDAGGNFLALYRYHREAEEYTTVKMFCGS; via the coding sequence ATGATCCATGGCATTTTAAATATTTATAAAGAGAAAGGCTATACCTCCCACGATGTGGTGGCAAAGCTCCGGGGGATCACCGGGCAGCGCAAGATCGGCCATACCGGGACTCTGGACCCGGAGGCGGAAGGGGTGCTGCCGGTCTGCCTGGGACGGGCCACCAAGGTCTGCGATCTTCTGACAGACCGGGATAAGACTTATGAAGCTGTTCTTCTCTTTGGGATCCGCACAGATACCCAGGATGTGACCGGGACGGTAACGGACCGGGGAGAAGTACAGGGGATCACCAGGGAAATGGTAGAACAGGCGGCGAGGAAATACGTGGGCGAGTATGATCAGATCCCGCCTATGTATTCTGCCCTGAAGGTAAACGGCAAAAAGCTCTATGAGCTTGCCCGGGAAGGGAAGACCATTGAGCGCAAGGCAAGGCGGGTCCGGATCGATGAGCTGGAGATCCTGGAGGAGGCACTTCCCAGAGTCCGGCTGCGGGTCCGCTGTTCCAAGGGAACCTACATCCGGACCCTGTGCGACGATATCGGCGCGGACCTGGGTTGTTACGGCTGTATGGAGGCGCTCCTTCGGACAAGTGTGGGGCCTTTTGCCCTGGAGGAAGCCTGCAGGCTTGAAAAGGTGGCATCTGCAGTGAAGGCGGGAGAGCTTGGGAAGATGCTGTGCCCCATTGACCGGCTCTTCGCAGAGTATCCTGCCGTGCAGGTGAAAAAAGGCTGGGAGAAGCTGGCCTATAATGGAAATGGATTAAAACGGTCGATGACCGATGGAGACAGGGAGATAAAGGACGGCGCCTGCGTAAGGCTCTACGACGCCGGCGGGAATTTCCTCGCCCTGTACCGCTATCACAGAGAAGCGGAGGAATATACGACAGTAAAAATGTTTTGCGGCAGCTGA
- a CDS encoding bifunctional oligoribonuclease/PAP phosphatase NrnA → MLDRLIRAANKIAIGGHEHPDGDCTGSCMGLYLYIQENYPGKQVDVYLEEIPNSFRFLQRSGEIRHELSGDRDYDLFFCLDCGDKERLGFSQDLFDRAAHTLCVDHHISNTNFGEENYVVPDASSTSELMYNLMEKDRITLPVAEALYLGIVHDTGVFQYSCTSPETLRAAADLLERGVDACSLIRKTYVEKTYAQNQVLGRTLMESIRFMDEKCIAAYIRMREMEFYGVKPKDLEGIVSQLRDTKGVEVAIFMYETKPSVYKVSLRSNDLVDVSKVAQYLGGGGHKRAAGFTMAGTPHDVLNNLSGLIQDQLEEKV, encoded by the coding sequence ATGTTAGACAGACTGATCAGAGCGGCGAATAAGATCGCCATTGGCGGACATGAACATCCGGACGGAGACTGTACCGGTTCCTGTATGGGGCTGTACCTCTATATCCAGGAGAATTACCCGGGAAAACAGGTGGATGTCTATCTGGAGGAGATCCCCAATTCGTTCCGGTTTCTCCAGCGTTCCGGCGAAATCCGGCATGAGTTATCCGGGGACAGGGACTATGACCTGTTTTTCTGTCTGGACTGTGGAGACAAGGAGCGGCTGGGTTTTTCCCAGGACCTTTTTGACCGGGCGGCTCATACCCTTTGTGTGGACCATCACATCAGCAACACAAATTTCGGAGAAGAAAATTATGTGGTCCCGGATGCCAGTTCCACCTCGGAACTGATGTACAACCTGATGGAGAAAGACAGGATCACCCTCCCTGTGGCAGAGGCGCTGTATCTTGGCATTGTCCATGATACCGGCGTGTTCCAGTATTCCTGTACATCACCGGAGACGCTGCGGGCGGCGGCGGATCTTTTGGAGCGGGGCGTGGATGCCTGCTCGCTGATCCGGAAAACCTATGTGGAGAAGACTTATGCGCAGAATCAGGTTCTGGGCCGTACTCTGATGGAGAGTATCCGATTCATGGATGAGAAGTGTATCGCCGCGTATATCCGTATGCGGGAAATGGAATTCTATGGAGTAAAACCGAAAGACCTGGAAGGGATCGTAAGTCAGCTCAGGGATACCAAAGGCGTGGAAGTGGCCATTTTCATGTATGAGACAAAGCCCAGCGTCTACAAGGTGAGCCTTCGTTCCAACGATCTGGTGGATGTGAGCAAAGTTGCCCAGTATCTGGGCGGCGGCGGACATAAAAGAGCGGCCGGGTTCACCATGGCCGGGACGCCTCATGACGTGCTGAACAATCTCTCCGGTCTGATCCAGGATCAACTGGAGGAGAAGGTATGA
- the rbfA gene encoding 30S ribosome-binding factor RbfA, with translation MRKRSIKNTRVNVEVQRELSSIIRGGIKDPRVAPWTSVVAAEVAPDLKTCKAYISVLGDEKAQQETIKGLTSAEGYIRRELARTLNLRNTPEIRFILDQSIEYGVNMSKKIEEVTGGMEAEEDVRQTDQSGE, from the coding sequence TTGCGGAAAAGAAGTATTAAGAACACCAGGGTGAATGTGGAAGTCCAGCGGGAATTAAGCAGTATCATCCGGGGAGGCATCAAGGATCCAAGAGTGGCGCCCTGGACCTCCGTGGTTGCCGCGGAGGTGGCGCCGGATCTTAAGACCTGCAAGGCATATATCAGCGTGCTGGGCGATGAAAAGGCCCAGCAGGAGACCATCAAGGGCCTGACAAGCGCGGAAGGTTATATCCGCCGGGAACTGGCCCGGACGCTGAACCTGCGCAACACCCCGGAGATCCGGTTCATACTGGACCAGTCCATTGAATATGGTGTAAATATGTCTAAGAAGATAGAAGAAGTAACCGGCGGCATGGAGGCGGAAGAAGATGTTAGACAGACTGATCAGAGCGGCGAATAA